One part of the Microbacterium aurugineum genome encodes these proteins:
- a CDS encoding DUF4188 domain-containing protein: MSKVITGRMTHRHEGELVVFHIGMQINRWWRPDLWMPAFVAMPRMLRELSTEPDSGLLGYHLLLGSGGPYVVQYWSSVDKLYAYASSPNQEHRPAWTAFNRAARKAPGAVGVWHETFRVDTAESVYVSTKPMGLPKATELVPVGKRHDRAQARFADGRTATTTPQANVGS, from the coding sequence ATGTCGAAAGTCATCACGGGCCGCATGACCCACCGCCACGAGGGTGAGCTCGTCGTGTTTCACATCGGGATGCAGATCAACCGCTGGTGGCGCCCCGATCTGTGGATGCCGGCCTTCGTCGCCATGCCTCGGATGCTGCGCGAACTCAGCACCGAACCCGACTCGGGCCTGCTCGGCTACCACCTGCTCCTCGGCTCGGGCGGACCCTACGTCGTGCAGTACTGGTCGTCGGTCGACAAGCTCTACGCCTACGCTTCCAGCCCGAACCAGGAGCACCGCCCTGCCTGGACCGCCTTCAACCGCGCCGCCCGCAAGGCGCCGGGAGCCGTGGGTGTCTGGCACGAGACCTTCCGCGTCGACACCGCCGAGAGCGTCTACGTGTCAACGAAGCCGATGGGCCTGCCGAAGGCCACGGAGCTCGTTCCCGTCGGCAAGCGGCATGACCGAGCCCAGGCGCGGTTCGCGGACGGGCGCACGGCGACGACGACACCGCAAGCGAATGTCGGGAGCTAG
- a CDS encoding MerR family transcriptional regulator has protein sequence MRISELSAEAGVTVPTIKYYLREGLLPEGERTSPTQAAYGERHVERLRVIRALLDAGVSIAETRRVLGTLDDPPASAHDLLGTAHAAITPPVDEALDLAAAEDLVAGLGWKPGMCDQAVLHAVARAMQGLERVGFTVPDAVMAEYLASMRRIADAEIAGVPEESAEAAVRYVVLGSVLVEPLLLALRRVAQQVSSGERFGGGVV, from the coding sequence ATGAGAATTTCCGAACTGTCAGCCGAGGCCGGCGTGACCGTGCCGACGATCAAGTACTACCTGCGCGAAGGGCTGCTGCCCGAGGGTGAGCGGACGTCGCCGACGCAGGCCGCGTACGGCGAGAGGCACGTGGAGCGGCTGCGGGTGATCCGGGCACTGCTCGACGCCGGGGTGAGTATCGCGGAGACGCGGCGGGTGCTCGGGACGCTGGACGATCCGCCGGCGAGTGCGCACGACCTGCTCGGAACGGCGCACGCGGCGATCACTCCGCCCGTGGATGAGGCGTTGGATCTTGCTGCGGCGGAGGACCTTGTCGCGGGGCTCGGGTGGAAGCCGGGCATGTGCGATCAGGCGGTGCTGCACGCGGTCGCGCGCGCGATGCAGGGATTGGAGCGCGTCGGGTTCACCGTGCCGGACGCGGTGATGGCGGAGTACCTCGCGAGCATGCGGCGGATCGCGGACGCGGAGATCGCCGGGGTGCCCGAGGAGTCTGCGGAGGCCGCGGTGCGATACGTGGTGCTCGGGTCGGTGCTGGTGGAGCCGTTGTTGTTGGCCCTGCGGCGCGTGGCGCAGCAGGTGAGCTCGGGGGAGCGGTTCGGGGGAGGTGTGGTTTAG